The following proteins come from a genomic window of Macaca fascicularis isolate 582-1 chromosome 8, T2T-MFA8v1.1:
- the CA3 gene encoding carbonic anhydrase 3, whose translation MAKEWGYASHNGPDHWHELFPNAKGENQSPIELHTKDIKHDPSLQPWSVSYDGGSAKTILNNGKTCRVVFDDTYDRSMLRGGPLPGPYRLRQFHLHWGSSDDHGSEHTVDGVKYAAELHLVHWNPKYNTFKEALKQRDGIAVIGIFLKIGREKGEFQIVLDALEKIKTKGKEAPFTKFDPSCLFPACRDYWTYQGSFTTPPCEECIVWLLLKEPMTVSSDQMAKLRSLLSSAENEPPVPLVGNWRPPQPIKNRVVRASFK comes from the exons ATGGCCAAGGAGTGGGGCTACGCCAGTCACAATG GTCCTGACCACTGGCATGAACTTTTTCCAAATGCCAAGGGGGAAAACCAGTCGCCCATTGAGCTGCATACTAAAGACATCAAGCATGACCCTTCTCTGCAGCCATGGTCAGTGTCTTATGATGGTGGCTCTGCCAAGACCATCCTGAATAACGGGAAGACCTGCCGAGTTGTATTTGATGATACTTACGATAGGTCAA TGCTGAGAGGGGGTCCTCTCCCTGGACCCTACCGACTTCGCCAGTTTCATCTTCACTGGGGCTCTTCGGATGATCATGGCTCTGAGCACACCGTGGATGGAGTCAAGTATGCAGCAGAG CTTCATTTGGTTCACTGGAACCCCAAGTATAACACTTTTAAAGAAGCCCTGAAGCAGCGTGATGGGATCGCTGTGATTGGCATTTTTCTGAAG ATAGGACGTGAGAAAGGCGAGTTCCAGATTGTCCTTGATGCATTGGAAAAGATTAAGACAAAG GGCAAGGAGGCACCCTTCACAAAGTTTGACCCATCCTGCCTGTTCCCGGCATGCCGGGACTACTGGACCTACCAGGGGTCATTCACCACGCCACCCTGTGAGGAGTGCATTGTGTGGCTGCTGCTGAAGGAGCCCATGACCGTGAGCTCTGACCAG ATGGCCAAGCTGCGGAGCCTCCTCTCCAGCGCTGAGAACGAGCCCCCAGTGCCCCTTGTGGGCAACTGGCGCCCTCCACAGCCTATCAAGAACAGGGTAGTGAGAGCTTCCTTCAAATGA